GCTGAGCTTGCTTGTTATCCACCGTAGCCTAATGAAAGCAAATtgtgataaataatttaattttcgtagtccaaaaaagaaaaacataactAACACGACTAGCTGTAGTAATAATCAGGAAACATaaaataacaattatttaagaAATTCCAGTTTACTCATATTGATAATAACTCCCGAAATAATATACATTATTATTGAGATTCCAAGAATATATCGtgatagaattaaaaaataaatcaaaagccAGAAGCCGAGAAAACATCCTTCCCCAAACTCTCGCCAGTCACCAGTTGACTACTCACCATTTGCTTCACATACTCTTGAGCCAAACCCTAAACAAGCCGCTGGTGTGAACCTAAAAATATTGGGGTTTTTCTGTATTTACATGTTCATAGAATTAGGCTATTTGTAGAGCTGAAGATTTAAAAGAAGCTACAGATGACATGATGCAAATTTAGAATTATTCAACTTGAAAGTTTAAACATGGTGAACcacacggatattttttttaattaaaaagcgAAAGTATTACTGCATAGAAATTGTACTGTTTCAGCACTGTTTGGAGTGTGGATTTGTTTTCCCTCCACGTGTATAGTGAATATTAAGTTCAAAATCTATCTGGTGGTACGTACATTATTCGTGGTGTTGTGCAAACTACATAAACTTTGTAAATTATTTTCTCCGTATTCAAGTGCATCTTTCTCAGTTTGCGACtgtttggtactccctccgtcctataaagagtgcatttttcagtttttatacAACGTTTGACTcttcgttttatttttaaaaaatatgtatagtatttttattgttatagaaaaaatacccgtgcgtttcAACGGGTGaagattattttaatcttattattgttatacggtttagtttaCATAAAATTCACTCTAAGAactcgcttggatatatatttttccaaaaaatcacgagctgcaattaggagtccgatcatctcaaattagcatgcgagttttttaagaGATCTCTTATACAACTCCATccgtatttccaaaagtgaacaaacataaaacccgactcaaggatctatattttcaaaagcgaacgaacttaaaaaccgagtcatacacggatgacttatcaaaataccggcaaaaacatcttcaatttttataatagtagagtaGATGAGAAAActtgaatagtactttatgcgtaactatttttttttataaatttttaaaacggACAGTGAAACATTagacacagaaaaaaaatattctttataGGATGGAAGAATTAGTAGTTAGCACTTGACACTTCCTCGTTAGTACAAGAGTAGCCATTACTTGTGTTACTTCTCGCTGGTCTGTCGATTGTGGTGAGGTGGGAAGCGGCAAGGAATGGCAACAAGAGTGCCAAGGTAGACTTGAGCATGGTTTACAAAATTGTCCGATTACGCTCTGAATTTTGAAAACACAAATAATTGGGTTTTTCAAATAAGTgtaaacaaattttaaagtaAACTTTTTAGTTGAGGGCAACATTTGTTTGGATTTCGTCGTTTTTTTATCAATGTTTTTCACGAAATCCGAAGATACATGTGAGCAGTTTTTATCTAGTATCGGGATTGTGAACCCTGGAGATTAGATTGATTTCAAAAGATTACCAAGATTTATTCAATCCAGATCCTCCTCACTTAGATTTATCAGCTAACTTGCTTCCAAAAGTTTTGCGTGGCATTTTTTAGCGACACTAATTCATTAGCtttgcgccgccaccaccataaCTCCTAACATAATCGGCGGTAGGGTttccctctgtaaaaaaaaaacttaatagaTTGTTTAGATTCATTTTCTTAGAATAAGTCCTATTCTATTTTAGATTGGACTTCTTGTAAGAAACGGAGCGAGCAGTGAACTATGCTTGCCCAAAGCAGAGAAACAACGAGGGATGATATAGCAAGCAGGAGAAACAGAAACCTGacaacaagagagagagagagagagagggggatgcaAAACCGCCCGTGTCCTCCGGTTGCCAAAGCCTCCCCAACAAAATCGACGTGCGCGCCTTAATTTCTACAGTCCACTACCACCAGCACCACGTACTGCACCACCGCGGCACCCAACTCAAGCAACACGTTAGCTGCGCTGCGCCAGTAGTAGAAGCAGCATCCACGCACGCACCGAACCTTCCgcttccatccatccatccatccatcgatctccCGTGGACTTgaccccgcccccgcccccgccccgcgcGAACATTCTCCGTGCACTTTCCACGCGCGCGctgcgaggccgaggccgaggagaGGTAAAACAGTAATAAATTGGCACCGAACCGCGGGGTAAAGACGTAAGAGTGGGAAAGCCGGTGGCCGGCCGGTAAGAAAAGTTCACGGCTCGCAACGCAAAAGCGAAGCccagggagagaaaaaaaaaagtgaaagagAGACATGGAAGTTGTCAGGGAAGgcaagtagcagcagcagcagccagcagcaggAGTGGTACAGATCAACCAAGCCCAGAGCCGCGTCGAGATCAGCGAGCGAGTTAGTGAGCTGTGAGCCGCCAGATCGGGCCATGaggatccgcaagcgcacgccGGTCAgggccgcctcgccgtcgccgggaccgtcgccgccgccgccgcctccgccggcgcagCTGAAGGTGAGGAGGCTCTGTGCCCTCTGTCCCTTTGACACGTTCTGTTTCCGACCTCTTCTTGGCTTCTGCCTTCCTTCCCGTCGTCCCGGTGATCCTCCGCCGCTCACCTGCGACTCTCTGCAGGGGGGGAGACCACCGGTGGTCCatgccgacgaggaggaggaggagaagaagaagaagaagaagaagcaggggAGCATGGTCGTCGGCGGggacagggaggaggaggaggaagaagaagacgacgacgacgacctggtCCTAGTCGCCTCCACGACCAGGTGCGCGCATCTCACGAAACCCACATCTCTGATCGGGTCAGTCCAGTCCAGCTCGCCCGGCTGAAAAATTTCCCACCCTTCCAGCGAGAGGGacgtcaccggcgccgccgccgccggcaggtgCAGCCGGAACGACGGCAAGCGGTGGCGCTGCAAGAGCGCGGCGGTGCCGGGGTACGTGTTCTGCGACCGGCACATCGCGTGGTCCACACGCAAGCGCAAGCCCAGGAAGAGGAGCCACTCCAGCATCATggacccgccgccgccaaaggaagatcccgccgccgcggcaaaggcagaggacgacggcggcggcggcggcggcgtggaggaagaGGAGTCCAAGAACCATGGCGCTAACCTCCggtgcaacgacgacgacgacgacgaggagttcCACTACTACGGCGGGTTACAGCACGGCGGCAGGAAGCGGgcgaagagcggcggcggcggcgggccggcgtgAAAGCTCTGCTTCCCCGCCGGCGGCTACGTCATTGATTCTTCGCACCAGCGTTTGCATTGCGttgcgtcgatcgatcgatcacacacTACGGTTTCAGAGTAGCAGAGCTCACTGTAGCTAACCCCAGACAAATTCAGAGGCAAAAAATGCCATGAAACATTTTGGTTGAAAAATCTTGGACCAGATGCACAAGTAGGAAAGATGGATTGAACCGAGGTAAAATGGCAAATAATTTTGGCCATATGCCCTGTTCCTTCCCGGGGTTCTTGCTTCCTGGCTGTGCTGCttttttctttccccttttttttgggCCATTTTTCTTGCACGACAGAACAACTTTTCTTCTCTAAACCCCAGATGTGTGTTGGTGTGTGTACTACTGAACTGTGTGCTAGAATGTGCATGGTAGTTGGGGGGGAGAATGTGAAGAGCTGCGTAGTGGTGGGATCTTTGCGACGTGAATGGTTGGGCGCCATCGTGGCGAAGAGTGGAGCCTGGAGGAGGTGCATCCATCATCCATCCACAATTCGACACCGGGGAAGTCCACGAGAAACATCATCTGCTTGCTACGATACAAATCCATGGCCTTAGACTGCTGGAAGTTCTGTTCCTGACAGACCCAAGAGGCCAAGAGAGAGCTAAAATCGTGGCGTTGTGTCGGTTTTGATGTCATTGCCAGTATACTGGTAGTGCTAAAATCTTGATAGTAAGTCTTAGGCACTACTTAAtggtttttctaatttcttcttCGGCAGATTCCATTTGATTTTACCAAAAGCAGAGTTTTACCGGGGCTTCAAAACCCGGCTACTATATACCATCGGTTCATCAACTTTCTTACCTTTCGGCATTGGACAGCCGTCAGCCCCCATACATCATCTTGTGATTTTGCAGAAACTTGTGTTTTTGGTAAAAGGAGTCACTCAGGGCCTAGTAACGTGGATTTGGCTCAGGTGCAGTCACAATAGTGACTGTACCTTAAGCAGTAGCACTAGCATCCTTGGATACAAGCTGGACGGCCTAGATCGCGTGGGGTACTGTTCACATTACTGTAGCACGAAATACTGTTCATAGCACTGTAGCACGAAATACTATTCACGTTACTGTAGCTATGAATCTAAACCGTTGATCACAAAAATGGACAGCCAAAATTACATGCAGTGTTAAGTTGCAGTCACAGATCCGAATCCTAGTAATGTACTATGTGTAACTGGCAACTTTTAGTCGCAACCAAAACCTTACCCTATCGCTATTTAAAATGGTAATAATTTGGTAAGGCAAAAATTTGGCATCGTCTCTTACGTggatttctctctcttttgctTTCAGTCCTCTCTTACCGTTGGTGAAGTTGTAAATAAACCCTACCAGCTTCAGTTTAAAAACGAAAACAACTTCATAATAAACAACCCTAAACTTTCCACAGATTGTATAGCAAACAGTTAGGGAGCGTATCCTGGTGGGTTTGAGGGAGGGCTTGAGCCCTCTATCCTGTTGAATCAccattgagaaaagaaaaaaggagagGGATATATAGAGGGAGGAAGGGTAGGTGGACTGTAGAAGAAAGGAGACCAGCACCCTCCATTTACTTTCTGGATCGCCCATGAAAAcaggggaaactattttaatccctcgaggggatatcccctcgttgtttACATATAACTTAAATggatataaaaaattaaaaaaaattgagaagatgtattaatatgtgatatattactccacaaaaatataagttcaaatttaatttttacatctcgtaacaaataaaacaaattaaactacaactagttaacgtatatttacaatcaaatttgtttttttcgttgcaagatatagaagttgaatttgaacttatatgttgtgaagtgatatatcacaagttaatatatattcttaaattttttcataaccatttgagttaCATACAAATCCACTTCCATGAAAAGTTGAAAACAGTCAAACACCTGCGGTCTTAGTGGTTTGGaagttgcaggcttgcagcgcATGGATCAGCTGGACTCACGCGGCCCAGCCAAAAGAAACCCTCACGACCGAGCCCCTCGTGGGCCGCGCCGCGCGCAACGGCACGGCACTAACACCGAGCGTGGTGGACGGCttcgcgggaggcggcggccgggccaaTCTGAATCCACGTTGCGCGCGTTGTCGGCCGTCTCCCGTCTCCATCtccgcggcgcgcggctcgatcgatcgatcgatcgacactACAGCCGCGTGCTCGTGGTCGTGACTCGCGAACGCGGCGGGAGACGAGCAAGCACGCACGCACCGGCACCGATCGAGGGAGTCGATCGCGATACGGTCGTGTCAACGCGCGGGCGATTTGATCGATCGCTGCGCCACGACACGCACCGCGGTTTTTTTGCCTGAATAAACCgccgattcgattcgattcgaccATGCAGGGACGGGCCGGCCCGGGCCATGTCGTGCACGCTCCTAGCTAGCTGCCGCGCTGCCTGCCTCCCCGATCCAGGTTTGACCTTGAGAGAAGCTCTCTAATtaaactactagtagtacttctTCATTCATCCAACCATGTAGATCAAATATTCCGTGTCCATGTGGGGCTCACGCTGGACTAAGTTGGTCACGTCTTAACGCTTACGCAGGGGGCGTAGTACTTTGCTTGAAATAGCGGTTTACATGCATATACCTGACCCGTTTTGGTTCGCCTCCAAAACGGGTGCCCGTACGACAGCATGGGCATCTAAACAATCGCCATGAAGAAACATGCCGTACTAATTAAGTACAGATGACTCAGCCTACGGACCCGTTTAAAGCACACAGATTTCGTAAGAATTTCACGAGAGGAGCGATTCAATTCTCGCAGAAAACGAGGGAAAATTCCTGCTGCATCTC
The sequence above is drawn from the Oryza glaberrima chromosome 10, OglaRS2, whole genome shotgun sequence genome and encodes:
- the LOC127752920 gene encoding uncharacterized protein LOC127752920 → MRIRKRTPVRAASPSPGPSPPPPPPPAQLKGGRPPVVHADEEEEEKKKKKKKQGSMVVGGDREEEEEEEDDDDDLVLVASTTSERDVTGAAAAGRCSRNDGKRWRCKSAAVPGYVFCDRHIAWSTRKRKPRKRSHSSIMDPPPPKEDPAAAAKAEDDGGGGGGVEEEESKNHGANLRCNDDDDDEEFHYYGGLQHGGRKRAKSGGGGGPA